The region CCATGTCGTTGATCATCTGGATGATATCTTCCACCTGATCGGTGTCCGTGATGGACTCCGGCAAGTGGTCGTTCACTTCAGCGTAGGTCAGGTAGCCCTGCTCTTTACCCAGCGCGATCAGCTGCTTGAGCTGTGACTGCTGCTCTTTCTGAGAAGACATGAATGCGGCCCGTGGTTGAGAAATGCGAGAAAGCCAAGCGGCGGATTATACTCAACGCCCCGCAAAATGCCTAATGACGCGGCTTTGCGGTGGGGCGGCGGAGTCGGCCGGGCTGGTGATGGTCCCTGATATGGGGGCGTCAGGGGCGCTTTTCAAGTGCCCGCTATTGCAGCGGTTCGGCCAGCGCCAAGCGTGCGCTGGATAACTCTTGGTGCAGGGCGGCCAAAGTCGCCACATCCGGTGGCACCTGTCCTTGCGCGATGCGGATGGTGCGCTGCAAGTCAGCGATGCGCAGTCGCAGCGTGGCATCGCGCCAGTAGCGGCGCGCGGTGGCGTCGTCCATCGGCGGCCGCAACGAGGCGCGCAGCAGCCGCGACAGGTCTTCGCCCTGTTCCTCGGCCATGATGCTGCCCAGCAGTGCCGCCGGCGGCAGGTCCGGCTGATCGTGCAGCCGCGCCGCCACCTGCAGCAGCAGGTCCAGACGCGGTAGTTCCAATTCCTCAATCTGCTCCGGCAGCGGCATGTCGGCCAGCAAGCCGGGATGGTGAATCAGCACCAGTGTTAGCTGCTCAGCGAGGCCGAGGCTGATGTCGATCGGCTCCCGGACATAGGGCGCTTCATCGCGATCGCGCCAGCGGCGTCGGCGGCGCGGACGCTGCTCCGGGTCCGGCTCGTCACCGTAACCGCTGTAGCGCGGCGGCGGCTCGCCGTAATCCGGTGGCGGCATCGACGCCATATCGTAATCGGGCGGCGGCGCGGCTGCTGGCGTCGAAGTTGCGCCGGGCGTGCCGGGCGCGTCCATCAGGTGGATCAGTTCGTCTTCTGTGAGCCGGGTGCGGTCCGCCAGCTCCTTGCGCAGCAGACTGCGGTAGAACAGCCCCTTAGTGCGTTGCAGGTAGGGCAGGGCGAGGCGCGCTAAGCGCGCACGGCCGTCCAGCGTGCCCATGTCGAGATCTTGCTCCAGATGCTGGAACAGGAACTGGGTCAGCGGCGGCGCTTCATCGGCGCGCGCCAGCAGCCCCTCGCGGCCTTCCCGGCGTACCAGGCTGTCCGGGTCATCGCCGTCCGGCAGGAACAGGAAGCGTGCTTGCTTACCGTCTTCCAGCACGCCCAGCACCGACTCCAGCGCGCGCCATGCGGCGCGGCGGCCGGCGTTGTCGCCGTCGAAGCAGAACACCACTTCGTCCACTTGGCGGAACAGCTTCCCGGCGTGATCTTCGGTGGTGGCGGTGCCGAGCGTGGCGACCACGTTCGGCACGCCGTATTGCGCCAGCGCGATCACGTCCATGTAGCCTTCCACCACAAACAGCTGCTTGGCTTGGTCGCGGCTTTGACGCCATTCCCACAGTCCGTACAGCTCGCGGCCCTTGTGGAACACCGGTGTTTCCGGCGAGTTCAGATATTTGGGCTTGGCGTCACCCAGCACTCGACCGCCGAAACCGATGGTGCGGCCGCGGCTGTCGCGGATTGGGAACATCACCCGTTCGCGGAATTTGTCGTAGGTGCGACCGGTGTCTTCACGGCGCACCAACAGGCCACCTTCCAGCGCCAGTGCCAATCCGGCTTCATCCAGCGACAGCTCGCGGATCAGGTTGTCGAACCCGGGCGGTGCAAAGCCGAGGCCGAAGCGGGCGGCAACCTGGCCGCTGAGGCCGCGCGCTTTCAGGTAGTCCACGGCCGGCTGGCGTTCGGCGGCGCTTTTCAGCTGCTGCCGGTAGAAGCGATCAGCCCGCTCCAGTAATTCCAGCAGGCTGTCGATGTGGCTCTTGCGCTGGCGGCTGGCAGCATCTTCCTGCTCGCGAGGTACTTCCACACCGGCGCGGTCGGCCAGTTGCTTGACCGCCTCGGGAAAGCCTAAGTGCTCGTATTCCATCAGGAAGCCGAGCGCGTTGCCCTTGGCGCCGCAGCCGAAGCAGTAATAGAACTGCTTGTCGGGGGCGACCGTGAACGACGGTGTTTTTTCGTTGTGGAACGGGCAGCAGGCGCTGTAGTTGCGGCCGGTTTTTTTCAGCGGCACTCGCGCATCGATGATCTCCACCAAGTCGGTGCGCGCGAGCAGATCCTGCAAGAACGAATCGGGAATGCGTGCCATGGAATGACCGGAGGAGCGTTCAGAGGGAACACAGTGTAGCGGCTGGCTGCCACAGCGCCCAGTGGGCGGAGTAGGGAGGGCTTAGGAGGCCAGACGGGCCTTGATGCGTTGGCTGACCGCGGCCATGTCGGCACGGCCCTGCAGCTGCGGTTTCAGCTGGCCCATGACCTTGCCCATGTCCGCCATGCCTTGGGCGCCGGTGGCGGCCACGGCGGCGTCGATCAGGGCATCGACTTCGGCGTCGGACAACGGCGCTGGCAGGAAGGTGCGTAGCACCTCAATCTCTGCCAGCTCCTTGTCGGCCAGGTCTTGGCGGTGGGCATCGGCGAATTGCCGGGCCGCCTCCTGGCGCATCTTGACGAGCTTATCGAGCAGGACCAAAGCGCGCTCATCGGACACTTCGATGCGCTCGTCCACTTCGATCTGCTTGAAGGCCGCCAGCGCCATGCGGATCACACCCAGTCGGGCGCTGTCCTTGGCACGCATGGCGTCCTTCATGGCCGCGGTGAGGCGGTCCTTGATATCGCTCATCAATAATCCCCGAGGGGGAAAATCAGTACAGACGCTTACGGTGCAGCTGCTCGCGGGACACCTTCTTCAGGTGGCGCTTCACAGCGGCGGCACGCTTGCGCTTGCGCTCTTGGGTCGGCTTCTCGTAGAACTCGCGGCGACGGACTTCAGCCAAGACACCGGCTTTTTCGCAGGAGCGCTTGAAGCGACGCAGTGCAACGTCAAACGGTTCGCCTTCTTTTACACGTACTTGCGGCATTCAGAATCACCTTTATATATCAGGACGCCGTGACGACCTGCTGTGGGATTGACGGCCGTGATGGCACGGCGAGCGCGGCATTCTACCGAAGCCGTCGGAGTTTGCAAAGCGGGCTGTGTGGCGACCGCCTAGGTGGGGCGATATGATGCGCGCCGGAGGACGTGCCCATGCGAGTGTTAGGAATCGAGACCAGCTGTGATGAAACCGGGGTGGCGGTGTACGACACCGAGGCCGGCATTCTCGGCCAGGCGCTGCACAGCCAGATCGCCATGCATGCCCGCCACGGCGGTGTGGTGCCGGAGCTGGCCAGCCGCGATCACATCCAGCGCCTGATTCCGTTGGTGGAGCAGGTCATGGCTGAGGCACAGCTGGCGCCGACCGATATTGACGGCATTGCTTACACTGCTGGGCCGGGTCTGGCTGGCGCCTTGCTGGTCGGGGCGTCCGCCGCGCGCACCTTGGCGTTTGGCTGGGGCGTGCCGGCGCTGGCGGTGCATCATATGGAAGGCCACTTGTTGGCGCCATTGCTGGAAGACGACGCACCGACGTTTCCGTTTGTGGCACTGCTGGTGAGCGGCGGCCACACGCAACTGCTTGATGCGCGAGGGCTTGGCGATTACCACTTGCTGGGCGAGTCGCTCGATGACGCCGCCGGCGAGGCGTTCGATAAGGCCGCCAAGATGATGGGGCTGGGCTACCCCGGCGGGCCCATCATCAGTGCGCTGGCGGAGCACGGCGATCCCGAGCGGTTTACCTTCCCGCGGCCGATGACTGACCGGCCTGGCCTCGATTTCAGTTTCTCCGGCCTGAAAACCTACTGCTTGAACACTATTGCCGCTTGCGGCGGTGCCGCGGCGCTGTCCGACCAAGACCGTGCTGACATCGCCCGGGCGTTCGAAGAGGCGGTGGTGGAAACGCTGGTGATCAAGTGCCGCCGCGCCATGCAGCAGACCGGTCACGGTAGTTTGGTGATGGCCGGTGGCGTCAGTGCCAACCGTCGTTTGCGGGCGCGATTGGCGGAGGCACTCGGTAGCGGCACACGCGCGTTGGCGCCGGTGCGGGTGTGCTATCCGCGCCCGCAACTGTGCACCGACAACGGGGTGATGATCGCCTTCGCCGGCGCCTTGCGCATGGCAGCGGGCGAGCAGCAGCAGGATCTGGGTATTGCGGTGCGCGCGCGTTGGCCGCTGTCGGAGTTGCAGCCGGTGGCCGGGTGAAGGCGTTGGTGACCGATCAGTAGCGCAACAGGGCCCGGCAGGTTTGCACCTGAACCAGGCCGTGTTGTGCTAGCAGTTGTGCTTAATCAATGATCGCGCGGAGCGCGGAACCCTAACTCTTCGCGAGCCAGTAGCTTGCGGATGTTGCTCTGGTGTCGCAGCAGCAGCACTGCGGACAGCAGCACCAGTGGCGCCAGCGCGTCGGGGATCAGCCACCACGCTGCTACCGGCATGGCGATGAAAGCCAGCAGCGCTGCCAACGAGGAAATACGGGTCAGCAGGAATACCAGCAGCCAGGCGGCGCCAGTCACCAGCCCCAGCCGCCAATCCAGCACGAACAGCAAGCCGAACGCGGTGGCGACGCCTTTGCCGCCACGGAATTCAAAAAATACCGGATAGAGATGCCCGAAGAACGCGGCCAAGCCCACCAGCGCTGCGCCGGTGTTGCCCAGCTCCAGCTGACGTGCCACCAGCACCGGGATCACGCCCTTAAGCACATCGCCCAGTAGCGTCAGCGCTGCGGCCGGTTTGCCGGCAATGCGCAGTACGTTAGTGGCGCCGGGGTTGCTGGAGCCTTGGGTGCGCGGATCGGGATAGCCCAGCGCGCGGCAGGTCAAAATCGCGCTGGAAATGGAGCCCATCAAGTAGGCTGCGGCGCTCAGCGTCAGCAGCAGCCAGACATGATCCTGTAACATGCTGAGGTCCACCGGCTATACTCCTCCGTCTTGCGCGAGCCGCCCTTCAGGCGTGCAAGATTCGCATGGTCGCATGGGGATTGGAAATGGATATTGTGTACATCCGTGACTTGAGAGTGGATACCGTGATCGGCATCTTCGACTGGGAACGGCGCATTCGCCAGACCGTCTCGCTGGACCTGGAGATGGGCTGGGACATCCGTGCGGCGGCCGCCACGGATGGGATCGAGACCGCACTCGATTACAAAGCGGTGGGCAAACGACTGATTGCCTTTATTCGGGCTGCCGAATTCCAGCTGGTGGAAACACTGGCGGAACAGGCCGCAACCATTGTACTGAACGAGTTCCAGGTGCCGTGGCTGCGGCTGCGCTTGTCAAAGCCTGGCGCTCTGCGCGGGGCCCGCGATGTGGGTGTCGTGATCGAACGAGGACAGCGCGCGTGACTTCCCCAACGGCGACCCGGGTATTGCTCGGTGTCGGCTCCAATATCCAGCGTGAGCAACACATTGTGTCCGGGCTGGATGACCTGCATCGACGTTTCGGCACCTTGCGTGTCAGTCCGATCTACGAAAGTGCGGCGGTGGGCTTTAACGGCCGCCCGTTCTATAACTTGGCGGTGGAAGTCTGGATTCGCCAATCCCTGCCGGAATTGGTTACCGCCCTGCGCGAGATCGAAGCGGCCCACGGTCGCTTGCGCACCGAGAAGAAATTCTCCAGCCGTACTTTGGACATCGATGTGCTGACCTACGGCGACTTGGCCGGTGAGCACCACGGTGTGCTGCTGCCGCGCGATGAGGTGTACCACTACGCCCACGTGCTCAAGCCGCTGCTGGATCTGGATCCGCAGGGGCGCTGCCCGGGCTCCGGACGCAGTTGGCAGCAGCTGTGGGACGCACTGGAAAATCCCGGTGCGCTCACCGAGGTGCCGCTGGTGTGGACGCCCTCTCAGGTGGCTGTCGCCCACTCCTGACGCTTTGGCACTGTGGCCTCACGTCGTGGTCGGCCTTGAGTGGGCCACGGCGGAGGTGTGGCTAATTATCGGGGGCACTTGCATCGCTGCGGCAGCCCCTCACACGCTGACAACCTCAAACCTCAAACCTCAAACCTCAAACCTCAAACCTCGAACCTCAAACCTCAAACCTCAAACCTCAAACCTCGAACCTCAAACCTCAAACCTCAAACCTCAAACCTCGAACCTCAAACCTCAAACCTCAAACCTCAAACCTCGAACCTCAAACCTCAAACCTCAAACCTCAAACCTCAAACCTCGAACCTCGAACCTCGAACCTCGAACCTCGAACCCCGCACTTAGAGGCCACACCCTATTTCTCAGGGGGGGCTTCCCAGTTCCGGCGGTTAGCCGGAGCGCGACTTCATCCACGTACACTCAGATTTTAGGTTCAGCGAGCGCACTGGCTTGCGCGACCGACTGCGGTGCCGCCAGCCCGATACAGAGACTGCGGCGCTGGCAGCCCGACTCAGAAAGAGCGGTCTAAAGTCGCTAACCGCTACAGCGCGATCCAAGTGCACCGCGGTCGCTGATGCGGTGTCCAGAGCTGCGGGCTAAAACGCCCCGTGATAGACCTGCGAACGCCCACCATCCACTGCCAATATTTGTCCGGTGACATAGGGCGCATCCAGCGCCAGCCAGCACACCGCCCCGGCAATATCGTCCGGCGCGCCGGCCCGTTGCAGCGCAGTGGAGGCAATGATCGCATCCGGATCGCCGCTGTCCGCCTGTTCCGGCCACAGGATCGGGCCCGGCGCTACGCCGTTGATGCGTGCCGCCGGGCCCAGTTCGCGCGCCAGGCCTTTGGTCAGCGCCGCGAGGCCCGCTTTCGCAGCACAGTAAAGGCTGAAGCCGGTGAGCGGCTTTTCGGCGTAAATGTCGATGATGTTCACCACCGCGCCCTGCTGCGCTTGCAGTGCCGGTGCCAGCGCTTGGATCAACAGGAAGGGCGCGCGCAGGTTGCTGTGCACCAGTGCATCCCAGTCTTCGTCATTAGCGGCGGCCAGCGGCGTGGCGTAAAAGCTGCTGGCGTTGTTGACCAGCACATCGAGCCGGCCCCATTGCGCCAGCGCCTCGGTTGCTAGCCGGCGCACCGCGTGCGGATCACAGAGGTCGGCGCTGAGCACCCGCGCGGAATCTGGCCGCAGCTGGTTCAGGCGGGCAGCGAGGGCATCCGCTTCGGCAGTGCTATGACGGCAATGCAGCAGCACGTTCAGGCCGCGTTGGTGGAGGTGTTCGGCAATCACCGCGCCGATACGGCGGGCGGCACCGGTGACCAGGGCGACAGCATTCATGGTTGCGCGGCTCCTTCAGTAGATTTTGGGGCGCCGTTGTGGGTGTGCGATGTCTGTGCACACGCAGTGGCGGCGCTAGGGTTCAGGGCGCCGGTGACGACGGGTGTTTGTACTGCGCTAACGCATCAAGCCGCGCTTGTTCGATGGCGGCACCCAGGGCGCGACCTTCGAGGCCGCTGTGCGTCAGGGCATCCAGATCCACGTCACGGGCGGCGCGGGCAGCGCCGCGCAGGTAATCGGCTTGCGGATAAGGCCGCTCGGCAAAGCCTTCGCGGCCGCGGGCATCGGCCTCGCAGGCCAGCAGGAATTGCTCGAATCGCTCCGGCCGCCGCAGCACATCAAAGGCGCGCAGCAGTTTCCACAGTGTGTCGGGGCGCAGTTCCAATGCGCGATGGCTGTGGGTATGCCACTCGGCGGTGAGCATGCCCAGTTCACGCAGTGCCGACGGCACTTTTAGGCGTTCGCACAAGGCTTTGACGCGCGCCACGCCGCGCCGCTCGTGGGCGATGTGACGCGGCCAGTCCGCTTCACGGGTGGCGCCTTTGCTGAGGTCGTGCACCAGCACCGCAAAGCGTGCTTCCAGCGGCG is a window of Alcanivorax sp. REN37 DNA encoding:
- the dnaG gene encoding DNA primase, which gives rise to MARIPDSFLQDLLARTDLVEIIDARVPLKKTGRNYSACCPFHNEKTPSFTVAPDKQFYYCFGCGAKGNALGFLMEYEHLGFPEAVKQLADRAGVEVPREQEDAASRQRKSHIDSLLELLERADRFYRQQLKSAAERQPAVDYLKARGLSGQVAARFGLGFAPPGFDNLIRELSLDEAGLALALEGGLLVRREDTGRTYDKFRERVMFPIRDSRGRTIGFGGRVLGDAKPKYLNSPETPVFHKGRELYGLWEWRQSRDQAKQLFVVEGYMDVIALAQYGVPNVVATLGTATTEDHAGKLFRQVDEVVFCFDGDNAGRRAAWRALESVLGVLEDGKQARFLFLPDGDDPDSLVRREGREGLLARADEAPPLTQFLFQHLEQDLDMGTLDGRARLARLALPYLQRTKGLFYRSLLRKELADRTRLTEDELIHLMDAPGTPGATSTPAAAPPPDYDMASMPPPDYGEPPPRYSGYGDEPDPEQRPRRRRRWRDRDEAPYVREPIDISLGLAEQLTLVLIHHPGLLADMPLPEQIEELELPRLDLLLQVAARLHDQPDLPPAALLGSIMAEEQGEDLSRLLRASLRPPMDDATARRYWRDATLRLRIADLQRTIRIAQGQVPPDVATLAALHQELSSARLALAEPLQ
- a CDS encoding GatB/YqeY domain-containing protein, which encodes MSDIKDRLTAAMKDAMRAKDSARLGVIRMALAAFKQIEVDERIEVSDERALVLLDKLVKMRQEAARQFADAHRQDLADKELAEIEVLRTFLPAPLSDAEVDALIDAAVAATGAQGMADMGKVMGQLKPQLQGRADMAAVSQRIKARLAS
- the rpsU gene encoding 30S ribosomal protein S21 — translated: MPQVRVKEGEPFDVALRRFKRSCEKAGVLAEVRRREFYEKPTQERKRKRAAAVKRHLKKVSREQLHRKRLY
- the tsaD gene encoding tRNA (adenosine(37)-N6)-threonylcarbamoyltransferase complex transferase subunit TsaD, coding for MRVLGIETSCDETGVAVYDTEAGILGQALHSQIAMHARHGGVVPELASRDHIQRLIPLVEQVMAEAQLAPTDIDGIAYTAGPGLAGALLVGASAARTLAFGWGVPALAVHHMEGHLLAPLLEDDAPTFPFVALLVSGGHTQLLDARGLGDYHLLGESLDDAAGEAFDKAAKMMGLGYPGGPIISALAEHGDPERFTFPRPMTDRPGLDFSFSGLKTYCLNTIAACGGAAALSDQDRADIARAFEEAVVETLVIKCRRAMQQTGHGSLVMAGGVSANRRLRARLAEALGSGTRALAPVRVCYPRPQLCTDNGVMIAFAGALRMAAGEQQQDLGIAVRARWPLSELQPVAG
- the plsY gene encoding glycerol-3-phosphate 1-O-acyltransferase PlsY, which encodes MDLSMLQDHVWLLLTLSAAAYLMGSISSAILTCRALGYPDPRTQGSSNPGATNVLRIAGKPAAALTLLGDVLKGVIPVLVARQLELGNTGAALVGLAAFFGHLYPVFFEFRGGKGVATAFGLLFVLDWRLGLVTGAAWLLVFLLTRISSLAALLAFIAMPVAAWWLIPDALAPLVLLSAVLLLRHQSNIRKLLAREELGFRAPRDH
- the folB gene encoding dihydroneopterin aldolase yields the protein MDIVYIRDLRVDTVIGIFDWERRIRQTVSLDLEMGWDIRAAAATDGIETALDYKAVGKRLIAFIRAAEFQLVETLAEQAATIVLNEFQVPWLRLRLSKPGALRGARDVGVVIERGQRA
- the folK gene encoding 2-amino-4-hydroxy-6-hydroxymethyldihydropteridine diphosphokinase, whose amino-acid sequence is MTSPTATRVLLGVGSNIQREQHIVSGLDDLHRRFGTLRVSPIYESAAVGFNGRPFYNLAVEVWIRQSLPELVTALREIEAAHGRLRTEKKFSSRTLDIDVLTYGDLAGEHHGVLLPRDEVYHYAHVLKPLLDLDPQGRCPGSGRSWQQLWDALENPGALTEVPLVWTPSQVAVAHS
- a CDS encoding pteridine reductase, with the translated sequence MNAVALVTGAARRIGAVIAEHLHQRGLNVLLHCRHSTAEADALAARLNQLRPDSARVLSADLCDPHAVRRLATEALAQWGRLDVLVNNASSFYATPLAAANDEDWDALVHSNLRAPFLLIQALAPALQAQQGAVVNIIDIYAEKPLTGFSLYCAAKAGLAALTKGLARELGPAARINGVAPGPILWPEQADSGDPDAIIASTALQRAGAPDDIAGAVCWLALDAPYVTGQILAVDGGRSQVYHGAF